One genomic window of Acidobacteriota bacterium includes the following:
- a CDS encoding UDP-N-acetylmuramoyl-L-alanyl-D-glutamate--2,6-diaminopimelate ligase produces the protein MTLRELIGAIDARGLTVRSGVPSGAEQSAGREVAALEYDSRNVVPGAVFVGVGGEHVDGAAFAPQAVAKGAIAVVSERERPAEVSAPWVRVRDARLAMAVLASAFFQHPSRALLIVGITGTNGKTTTAYLVREVLQAAGLSCGLMGTVQYRVGPQAHEASRTTPEAVDLQRMLREMVDADCRACAMEVSSHALAQRRVDDTRFAAGVFTNLTRDHLDYHHDMDTYFAAKRRLFEMLPAGAPAVLNVDDPRAASLADRRQSVVTFAVDRDADVMPVLPPASLMGLTFDARTPAGTMHVHSRLAGRFNLYNLLAAAATGVGLGLPLSAVEAGLAAVTAVPGRFQIVSAPEDDVVVIVDYAHALKNLLEAVRPLARARMITVFGCGGDRDRTKRSLMGAVAARLSDLVVITSDNPRTEDPDAIIDEIERGIAPAAERARLASGAAADGRARTPTPWMRMTDRRAAITRAIADAGPGDVIVIAGKGHEKTQVIRDRELPFDDVVVGQDALRTRRKERV, from the coding sequence ATGACGCTTCGTGAACTCATCGGCGCGATCGATGCGCGCGGCCTGACGGTCCGTTCCGGCGTTCCTTCGGGTGCGGAGCAGTCTGCCGGCCGCGAGGTGGCGGCTCTCGAGTACGACTCGCGGAACGTGGTGCCCGGCGCCGTGTTCGTGGGCGTCGGTGGGGAGCACGTTGATGGTGCGGCCTTCGCGCCGCAGGCGGTCGCCAAGGGTGCGATCGCCGTCGTGTCGGAGCGCGAGCGGCCTGCAGAGGTGTCGGCGCCCTGGGTGCGGGTGCGGGACGCCCGGCTCGCCATGGCGGTGCTGGCCTCGGCCTTCTTCCAGCATCCAAGCCGCGCCCTGCTGATCGTGGGCATCACGGGGACCAACGGCAAAACCACGACGGCGTATCTCGTGCGCGAGGTGCTGCAGGCGGCTGGTCTTTCGTGCGGGTTGATGGGGACGGTGCAGTACCGCGTTGGCCCCCAGGCGCACGAGGCGTCGCGCACGACGCCGGAGGCAGTCGATCTCCAGCGCATGCTGCGCGAGATGGTCGATGCAGACTGCCGCGCATGCGCGATGGAAGTGTCGTCCCACGCGCTCGCCCAGCGGCGGGTCGACGACACCCGATTTGCCGCAGGCGTGTTCACCAACCTCACGCGCGACCACCTCGACTACCACCACGACATGGACACGTACTTCGCGGCGAAGCGCCGGCTCTTCGAGATGCTGCCGGCCGGGGCGCCGGCGGTCCTCAATGTCGACGATCCGCGCGCGGCTTCCCTGGCCGATCGCCGGCAGTCGGTCGTGACGTTCGCCGTCGATCGCGACGCCGACGTGATGCCGGTATTGCCACCCGCGTCGCTGATGGGACTGACCTTCGACGCGCGTACGCCCGCCGGCACCATGCACGTCCACTCGCGCCTGGCCGGCCGGTTCAACCTCTACAACCTGCTCGCGGCGGCCGCGACGGGAGTGGGCCTGGGATTGCCGCTCTCTGCGGTCGAAGCCGGCCTGGCTGCGGTGACGGCGGTGCCTGGCCGGTTCCAGATCGTCAGCGCCCCCGAAGACGATGTCGTCGTCATCGTGGACTACGCGCACGCGCTCAAGAACCTGCTGGAGGCCGTTCGCCCGCTGGCCCGGGCCAGGATGATCACCGTGTTCGGGTGCGGGGGCGATCGCGATCGCACGAAGCGATCGCTGATGGGAGCGGTGGCCGCCCGGCTGAGCGACCTGGTCGTGATCACCTCCGACAATCCGCGAACCGAAGATCCCGACGCCATCATTGACGAAATCGAGCGCGGCATCGCGCCAGCGGCGGAACGGGCGCGCCTCGCCTCCGGTGCCGCGGCCGACGGCCGCGCACGAACACCGACGCCGTGGATGCGCATGACCGACCGGCGCGCGGCGATCACCCGCGCCATCGCCGATGCCGGTCCCGGTGACGTGATCGTCATTGCGGGGAAGGGCCACGAGAAGACGCAGGTCATTCGCGATCGGGAACTCCCGTTCGATGATGTCGTGGTTGGCCAGGACGCGCTGCGGACCCGGCGCAAGGAGCGGGTGTGA
- a CDS encoding penicillin-binding protein gives MSDPTNRAWQSTIRSRVLVVAAFFALWVVAIEARLVWLQVYQHDYYVMRADQQQKRTLEVAARRGDIVDRNGQMLALSVDAESIWAVPKEVEDPDATIALICQAIGGCQPKEKELYARRLRQNLQFVVLRRQIPPDDAARVAALKLPGVSLITEPQRVYPNRELAAHVIGYVGAEGKGLGGIEAAYNSKISGQAGEVLIEADVHHNVFAKRVRRAPIDGATVELTIDSVLQHIAERELHAAVVEQNAAGGTAILMDPRTGEILALANEPTYNPNAYNASREEDRRNRSVQELYEPGSTFKVVTASAAIEEQAFRTDELIDVSAGAIHVGSREIKDVHASGVLSFTDVIVKSSNVGAIKIGLRLGSERFGRYIHRFGFGTRICPDLQGETSGMVSDPGHWSDSTLASVAMGYEVGVTPLQMAAAVSSIANGGVFVQPRVVRALRQGSSRTEVTPLELRRTIAKETYAELLAIMEQVVERGTGKAAAIPGYTIAGKTGTAAKIVNGRYSKTEYHASFVGFVPSRQPAFAAIVVIDSPHRGAIYGGSVAAPVFKRIAEAALRHLGVPRTINPVPPIVVTASAAEPVPTMMPTTNRVSTSGLDVVTGPPVVPDVRGLGARDAIHRLARLGLVSRLTGDGVVTEQDPAPGTLLEPDTICRLKLERVMVPPPSSSPQ, from the coding sequence ATGAGCGACCCGACCAATCGAGCGTGGCAGTCGACGATTCGCAGCCGGGTCCTGGTGGTGGCGGCGTTCTTCGCCCTGTGGGTGGTCGCGATCGAAGCCCGACTCGTGTGGCTCCAGGTGTACCAGCACGACTATTACGTCATGCGGGCGGACCAGCAGCAGAAGCGCACGCTTGAAGTGGCCGCCCGCCGCGGCGACATCGTCGATCGCAATGGCCAGATGCTCGCGCTCAGCGTGGACGCCGAGTCGATCTGGGCCGTGCCGAAGGAGGTTGAGGATCCTGATGCCACGATCGCGCTGATCTGTCAGGCGATCGGCGGATGCCAGCCCAAGGAGAAGGAACTGTACGCGAGGCGGCTTCGCCAGAATCTTCAGTTCGTTGTCCTCCGCCGACAGATTCCCCCCGATGATGCGGCCCGCGTTGCCGCACTCAAGCTGCCAGGCGTCAGCCTGATCACCGAACCGCAGCGGGTCTACCCGAACCGCGAACTGGCCGCGCATGTGATTGGCTATGTCGGCGCGGAAGGCAAGGGCCTTGGCGGCATCGAAGCGGCCTACAACTCGAAGATCAGCGGCCAGGCCGGCGAGGTTCTGATCGAGGCCGACGTCCATCACAACGTGTTCGCCAAGCGCGTCAGGCGCGCGCCCATCGATGGCGCGACGGTCGAGTTGACCATCGACAGCGTGCTGCAGCACATCGCGGAGCGTGAACTGCACGCGGCCGTCGTCGAACAGAACGCCGCCGGCGGGACGGCCATCCTGATGGACCCGCGGACCGGCGAGATTCTCGCGCTGGCCAACGAACCGACGTACAACCCCAACGCCTATAACGCCTCCAGGGAAGAGGACCGCCGCAACCGCAGTGTGCAGGAACTGTACGAGCCCGGCTCCACATTCAAGGTTGTGACCGCCTCGGCGGCCATCGAAGAACAGGCGTTCCGTACCGACGAACTGATCGATGTCAGCGCCGGCGCCATCCACGTCGGCTCACGTGAAATCAAGGACGTTCACGCGTCCGGCGTCCTCAGCTTCACCGACGTCATCGTGAAGTCGAGCAACGTGGGAGCGATCAAGATCGGGCTGCGTCTCGGGTCCGAGCGATTCGGCCGGTACATCCACCGGTTCGGATTCGGCACGCGCATCTGCCCCGACTTGCAGGGGGAAACGTCCGGCATGGTGTCAGATCCCGGACACTGGAGCGACAGCACCCTCGCCTCTGTCGCGATGGGGTACGAAGTCGGGGTGACGCCGCTGCAGATGGCCGCCGCGGTGTCCTCGATCGCCAATGGAGGAGTGTTCGTGCAGCCACGCGTGGTTCGCGCGTTGCGGCAGGGCTCGTCTCGCACCGAGGTCACGCCGCTCGAATTGCGCCGGACGATTGCGAAGGAGACGTACGCCGAACTGCTTGCGATCATGGAACAGGTCGTGGAGCGCGGCACCGGGAAGGCGGCCGCGATCCCGGGTTACACGATTGCCGGCAAGACTGGCACGGCCGCAAAGATCGTGAATGGACGGTACTCCAAGACCGAGTACCACGCATCGTTTGTCGGATTCGTGCCGTCGCGGCAGCCCGCCTTTGCCGCGATCGTCGTGATCGACTCGCCGCACCGTGGCGCGATATACGGCGGCTCCGTCGCCGCGCCGGTCTTCAAGCGGATCGCCGAGGCTGCGCTACGGCACCTGGGCGTCCCGCGAACCATCAATCCCGTTCCGCCAATCGTCGTCACCGCATCGGCCGCCGAACCGGTTCCGACGATGATGCCGACCACGAACCGGGTGTCCACGTCGGGCCTCGACGTGGTCACCGGCCCACCAGTTGTGCCAGACGTGCGAGGCCTCGGCGCCCGGGACGCGATCCATCGCCTCGCCCGTCTGGGCCTCGTTTCGCGGCTGACCGGCGACGGCGTGGTCACCGAGCAAGACCCCGCTCCTGGCACCCTGCTCGAGCCCGACACCATCTGCCGGCTCAAGCTCGAGCGCGTCATGGTTCCGCCACCGTCGTCGTCGCCGCAATGA
- a CDS encoding cell division protein FtsL → MIEIARTAVPVGFAVQKDILNHPVREVDRVRHREMWLIVLASVVLLVVVLVTLWQQAEVRQFGIELEKQQKALAAEEAANYHLRVELESLRSLKRIEQLAPQLNLTAPANGDVVVIERVTPSPAPAKGLVARR, encoded by the coding sequence ATGATCGAAATCGCCAGAACAGCAGTTCCGGTGGGATTCGCCGTTCAGAAGGACATCCTCAACCATCCGGTCCGCGAAGTCGATCGGGTGCGGCATCGCGAGATGTGGCTCATCGTGCTCGCTTCGGTTGTGCTCCTGGTGGTTGTCCTGGTGACCTTGTGGCAGCAGGCCGAGGTCCGGCAGTTCGGCATCGAGCTCGAGAAGCAGCAGAAGGCGCTCGCGGCGGAAGAGGCTGCGAACTATCACCTCCGGGTCGAACTCGAGTCGCTGCGTTCCTTGAAGCGGATTGAGCAGCTGGCGCCGCAGTTGAACCTCACGGCTCCGGCCAACGGGGACGTCGTCGTAATCGAGCGCGTCACGCCGTCGCCGGCGCCCGCAAAGGGACTGGTGGCGCGCCGGTAG